CCATTTAATAATAGAATCCACTGCTCTAGCCTGAAATGTGCTTTTTAAAGTAATCTCTGTTTTAAGCCATTGAGGGTGCAGCCACAGAAAAAATACCATGTATGTCTTTTAACTTACTTCTTAAATTGTCAAGTATTGGCTCTGCAATAGATTCCTTAGTTTACTTTTCTTTATATGTCTTAGGGAAGCTGATGTTGTCTTGAAGTATCTAAAGGAACAATGCGGTGCAAAGAAGATTGGTATCGTTGGGTTTTCCTGGGGTGGAATGGCAGTACATCACTTGATGCTGAAAAATCCTCAATTAGCCGCTGGGGTGTCCCTCTATGGTAGTGTAGAACACATGAAAACTTACTTGGGTTCACATGACTATGCATTGTTTGTAATTCTGCTCATTGCTTAGTAACAATTTCTATAAATACTCAACTCAAAGGTGAGTTGCAGATTTTAATTATGGTTATTTCAGCCATAAGCTATATTGATACAAAAATATTAAGGATactgtaagcaaaaaaaaaaatattattccttGTTTTAGGAGAGCAGGGAAATATGCTTTCCAAATGCTTATTCTCCATAGCCAGTGTCCTCATCTAAGTAATGTACCTAATGAGTAAACTTAAATagaaatgttttcttttatttgcCATTTATCTCTCAGTAATGCTAACCTCACTAATGGACTGTTTCTCAAAACATTACAGGAATAGTTAGAGACTCTGAAGAAAGATACCGTTTACTAAATCCCACGTTTTTCATTTTTGGTGAGAAAGACCACACGATTTCTTTAGATCAGGTAAGCTGTTGATCTGGAAAGACTTCTTTTCCCATAGCTCATTTATCCTACACAGAAATCCTTGTTACAAAGGGTTGTTAGTTATTGTTTAAATCCTTGTTAGTTATTTCACATTCAAATAATAGACAGGTTGGACGGTTCTGTTTATATGTCAACTTTCCCTCTATCTTGTTTAGGTTATTCAAAGCTTCATTTTGAGGTAAGAAATACAGTAAAGAACAGTCATCAGTCTCTGAGTGGCTAGATAAGCAGAGTGTGAAACTGGGCACGGATATCCAACTTGGTATGAGCCAAGCATCTCAAAAACTTGTATACTACTGTTATGGGTGAGAAATCAGGTAGCTAAACCACTGAATTTGGACActgaatgggggaaaaaagtatTTTCAGCTTAGTAACTGAACTTTCTGATTAATTAGTCTCATGACTAACTGCTTTTACTACAGGAAGAAAAAATGAGCTGTATCAAAAGAGTGGGCATGAAATTTAGCTGAGACAACAACTCATAGATTCAAATGTTTTGGCTCCTGGCTGCCATCTATGCTCTGATAAAACCCCTACTCTAAGCATATGTGAGAGGCTGGATAAATATATGGGTAGGAAACTGGTGCCCTCTTCTgtgcataaattctttttcttcaGTGACATGGATAACATACCACCTCTAGCACAGCTTGTTTTTCAGGTAGGGTCTGACTGGAGAACTGGCAGTGTGCTCTGTTGAATGCAGAAGTCATTCAACATTTACTTCTAACTGCATTAGTCGGCATATTTATGTGTACCTCATATGTGTCTCCTCTGCAGAGGAAAACAAATCCTTCACCCCCTGTCCTCATTTTATGGCAAACGTGTCTTTCTCCCAGGGGCACACTTTTGGCAAATGCATTTTTTCTGTCATGTATTACACATTGAAACCACTCCCTTTTCTGCTGAAGCTTTCTTTCTGTGCAGACTGTATCAGTAAAAAATCCTGCATGAAACAAAAACAACCCTCAAATATGTAGTTTTCTGTATTGAAAAAAAGGGcttcataaaaaaacccaaaccaaaatgacaaaaaaaccaTGAAATAAATTACAATACTCTCTCTAATCTTCACAATGGATGGAAGTAAGCTTTTGGGGCAAAATAAGTGTTCATTCTTCTATTTTCTGACTTATACTGGAAATAAGcacaaactgtgccagcaaatctATATGGGTACATGAACACATTGTTAGTACTTTGTATGCATGCTAATCACCAAAATGTTATGCAATAGCAAAATTCGATGTTCagttaacaaaagaaaaaaaaaccctccatgtTTTCCTAAAGTCTGTTACTAAGCCTATCAAAATGTTTTGGACTGATGGACACTAAGGTTTGTGGTCCATGCTCTCTCAGCATCAGAACTTCAAGTGCAGGTTACAAGCCTGAGTCTGAACAGACACCTGTTCCTTTATGGCAATGAGATTTACCAAACCATCCTTGCTACAAGTGTTGAGGTTCTTAGACTCACccatacttaaaaaaaaagtatcagtCTTACACCCAAAGAGGCATTTTCTCTATGAGAAACTGCAAATTTGGcagacttaaaaaaaccccacaatgtaatggaaaaatgctttttattttacaGATCTTCTTATTGGAGGACAAGCTGAAACAGTATTGTAAAGTTCCATACAAAATTAAAGTTTATCCTGGGCAAGTTCATGGGTTTGCACAACTGAAGCCAGAAGATATGAAACCTGATGATAAACCTTATATTGAAGAAGCTAGAAGGGATATGATTGATTGGATCAAAATG
The sequence above is drawn from the Melospiza melodia melodia isolate bMelMel2 chromosome 1, bMelMel2.pri, whole genome shotgun sequence genome and encodes:
- the LOC134430028 gene encoding carboxymethylenebutenolidase homolog, yielding MADPFLYNTGERSHYGCLGHEVQIDYLKAYVCRPSFSTDKAVIVVHDVFGWQFPDIRYIVDLIAGHGYITICPDFFKGTKPWTSTDHWADFPDWLKNHDPMKVDKEADVVLKYLKEQCGAKKIGIVGFSWGGMAVHHLMLKNPQLAAGVSLYGIVRDSEERYRLLNPTFFIFGEKDHTISLDQIFLLEDKLKQYCKVPYKIKVYPGQVHGFAQLKPEDMKPDDKPYIEEARRDMIDWIKMFV